The following coding sequences lie in one Amycolatopsis cihanbeyliensis genomic window:
- the hemG gene encoding protoporphyrinogen oxidase translates to MTGRVAVVGGGISGLVAAYRLRELLGPEAELTVCESTDALGGKVRTERLVGRPFDVGAEAFLARRPEAVELAEELGLGSQLAHPTGARATIRAGGRTHPLPSGTVMGLPGDPGAVADLLSEAGSRAVAAEPGLPPPSLPARDVALGPLLRERFGDELVDTLVDPLLGGVYAGGSDGLGLRATLPGLAAAVDAGAGSLTEAVAAQLPATPSSAPVFATLTGGLGSLVDRLVERSAARLRRGLPVRTLSGLPGGGWRLTFGAAATEHAPAEAELDVDAVLLAVPAPPASRLLAGVAPEASAALAEVELASMAVVSFALPPKSGLPDASGVLIGVTERRRDGAPFTAKAFTFSARKWAHHGDADAVLVRGSAGRFGESGTLRATDAELIRRVRADLAELTGITAEPLRARVTRWGGGLPQYDAGHLGRVARVERAVAEVPALEIAGASLHGVGIPACVATADAAARRLARG, encoded by the coding sequence GTGACGGGGCGCGTCGCCGTGGTCGGCGGCGGGATCTCCGGGCTGGTGGCCGCGTACCGGCTGCGCGAGCTGCTCGGCCCGGAGGCCGAGCTCACCGTATGCGAATCGACCGATGCCCTCGGCGGCAAGGTACGCACCGAACGCCTCGTCGGCAGGCCGTTCGACGTCGGCGCGGAGGCCTTCCTCGCGCGCCGGCCCGAGGCGGTCGAGCTGGCCGAGGAGCTGGGGCTCGGCTCCCAGCTCGCTCACCCCACCGGCGCGCGGGCCACGATCCGGGCCGGGGGACGTACCCATCCGCTGCCGTCGGGCACCGTCATGGGCCTCCCCGGCGACCCCGGCGCGGTCGCGGACCTGCTGTCCGAGGCGGGCAGCCGGGCCGTGGCCGCGGAGCCGGGGTTGCCCCCGCCCTCGCTGCCGGCCCGCGACGTGGCGTTGGGGCCGCTGCTGCGCGAACGGTTCGGCGACGAGCTGGTGGACACGCTGGTGGACCCCCTGCTGGGCGGGGTCTACGCGGGTGGTTCCGACGGGCTCGGGCTGCGTGCCACCCTGCCGGGGCTGGCCGCCGCCGTGGACGCGGGCGCCGGCTCGCTGACCGAGGCCGTGGCCGCCCAGCTGCCCGCCACGCCGAGTTCCGCGCCGGTGTTCGCCACCCTGACCGGTGGGCTGGGGTCGCTGGTCGACCGGCTGGTGGAGCGGTCGGCGGCACGGCTGCGGCGCGGCCTTCCGGTGCGCACGCTCAGCGGCCTGCCCGGTGGCGGTTGGCGGCTCACCTTCGGCGCCGCGGCGACCGAGCACGCGCCCGCGGAGGCGGAACTGGACGTGGACGCGGTGCTGCTCGCGGTGCCCGCTCCACCGGCGAGCCGGCTGCTCGCCGGTGTGGCCCCGGAGGCCTCCGCGGCGCTCGCCGAGGTCGAACTGGCGTCCATGGCGGTGGTCTCGTTCGCGCTGCCGCCGAAGTCTGGACTGCCCGATGCCTCCGGCGTGCTGATCGGGGTGACCGAGCGACGCCGCGACGGTGCGCCGTTCACCGCCAAGGCGTTCACCTTTTCCGCGCGCAAGTGGGCACATCACGGGGACGCGGACGCCGTGCTGGTGCGTGGCTCGGCGGGGCGGTTCGGGGAGAGCGGCACGCTGCGGGCCACCGACGCCGAGCTGATCCGGCGAGTACGGGCGGATCTGGCCGAGCTGACCGGGATCACCGCCGAACCGCTGCGGGCCCGGGTGACCCGGTGGGGCGGGGGGTTACCGCAGTACGACGCGGGGCACCTCGGCCGGGTCGCCCGCGTCGAGCGCGCGGTGGCCGAGGTGCCCGCGTTGGAGATCGCGGGTGCCAGCCTGCACGGCGTCGGCATCCCGGCGTGTGTCGCCACCGCCGATGCCGCCGCCCGCAGGCTGGCCCGCGGTTAG
- a CDS encoding S8 family serine peptidase, with translation MHIRQRRGRPAAVVLAAATALVLGTGQPAGATDGAAPARTQAQPEQQSVTLITGDRVLARAGQPTGHLVAGPGREDVTFSTFAADGHTYVVPSDAAPLIGTGVLDRRLFDVTTLLESGHADTDRDSLPLLVTYADGPAAASTMSSAGTRITRQLPSIDGAAVRADKDSATELWDSITGGPESVTTFAGGVRKVWLDGMRSTTLDRSVPQIGVPAAWEAGYTGAGTTIAVLDTGVDQTHPDLAERETAERNFTESEDNIDHVGHGTHVASIAAGTGAKSGGKYTGVAPAAGILDGKVLNDSGSGRESWIIAGMEWAAEQGADIANLSLGGGDSAGVDPLEQAVNTLSAEHGTLFVIAAGNSGPRASTVGSPGTADAALTVGAVDREDDIAPFSSRGPRLGDGGIKPDITGPGVGIVAALHSDGSIGEPVEEGYTALSGTSMATPHVAGAAALLAQQHPDLSGARLKRLLMASATPTEGAGVFAQGAGRVDSAAALTQTVTAEPASINLGVQRWPHDDDTPVGKELTFANSGAEEVTLRLAVEATGPDGTPAPDGVFTLSATEVTVPAGGTAGITVTGDTRAAGVDGIYSGSLVATAGDATVRTPLAINREVESYDLTLNAVDRAGDRTGQYSAFLFGFGDNRLRFPYEEDGSVTLRVPKGEYLLQGTVRSGEPGTTADLLAYPKLSVDGDLTVDLDARQTKPVDIAAPHESARPMLTEVSYTRAARGSTFNSGFVALGEGLERLGTAHLGPQLPPAELTALVSSQWVTEPGGEYYGLAWYEYGRLPTGLTRDVRQEDLATVRTGYGPIPAGVTGIAGATPSPRLQAGGAWGALIEIPESGPRVAHFTTEGVDWNRTLFLEDDESRRLHSRFEAPPRSYQAGRDYTESFNRAVFGPVMPESRYQHSWVTRDGNRIIAQVPLFGDAAGNAGYSATDDSSLRLYRDGEEVEAERGLFEVEPGAAGFRLTAEATRSNVDLSTRVAASWTFDSTTTDRPTRLPVSTIRFFPRLDEANSAPAGRTFVFPVAVQEQGSPVTKVPHKLSAEVSYDGGQTWRPAGVLGNSQLVVQHPAGADTVSLRAKATDGNGNTVEHTIINAYKLH, from the coding sequence GTGCACATCCGACAAAGACGCGGTAGACCCGCCGCGGTCGTGCTGGCCGCGGCCACCGCGCTGGTTCTCGGCACGGGGCAGCCGGCCGGGGCCACCGACGGCGCGGCGCCGGCACGTACCCAGGCCCAGCCCGAACAACAGTCGGTCACGCTGATCACCGGTGACCGGGTGTTGGCGCGTGCCGGGCAGCCCACCGGACACCTGGTGGCCGGTCCCGGCCGGGAGGACGTCACCTTCAGCACGTTCGCCGCCGACGGCCACACCTACGTCGTGCCCTCCGACGCGGCGCCGCTCATCGGCACCGGCGTCCTCGACCGGCGCCTCTTCGACGTCACCACACTGCTCGAGTCGGGCCACGCCGACACGGACCGGGACTCGCTGCCCCTGCTGGTGACCTACGCCGACGGCCCCGCGGCCGCGAGCACGATGAGCTCCGCGGGCACCCGGATCACCCGGCAACTGCCCAGCATCGACGGCGCCGCGGTGCGAGCCGACAAGGACTCGGCGACCGAGCTGTGGGACAGCATCACCGGCGGACCCGAGTCGGTCACCACCTTCGCCGGTGGCGTGCGGAAGGTCTGGCTGGACGGGATGCGCAGCACCACCCTGGACCGCAGCGTGCCGCAGATCGGCGTCCCCGCGGCCTGGGAGGCGGGCTACACCGGCGCGGGCACCACGATCGCCGTGCTGGACACCGGCGTGGACCAGACCCATCCCGACCTCGCCGAACGGGAGACCGCGGAGCGGAACTTCACCGAGTCCGAGGACAACATCGACCACGTCGGACACGGCACCCACGTGGCCTCGATCGCGGCGGGCACCGGCGCGAAGTCCGGCGGCAAGTACACCGGGGTCGCGCCGGCGGCGGGCATCCTGGACGGCAAGGTGCTCAACGACAGCGGCTCGGGCCGCGAGTCCTGGATCATCGCCGGCATGGAATGGGCCGCCGAGCAGGGCGCGGACATCGCGAACCTGAGCCTCGGCGGCGGGGACAGCGCCGGGGTCGACCCGCTCGAGCAGGCCGTGAACACGCTCTCCGCCGAGCACGGCACCCTGTTCGTCATCGCCGCGGGCAACTCCGGCCCCCGGGCCTCCACCGTGGGCTCACCGGGCACCGCGGATGCCGCGCTCACCGTCGGCGCCGTGGACCGCGAGGACGACATCGCGCCCTTCTCCAGCCGGGGCCCGCGGCTCGGCGACGGCGGGATCAAGCCGGACATCACCGGCCCCGGCGTCGGGATCGTGGCCGCGTTGCATTCCGACGGCAGCATCGGGGAGCCGGTCGAGGAGGGGTACACCGCGCTGTCCGGGACCTCGATGGCCACCCCGCATGTCGCGGGTGCCGCGGCGCTGCTGGCCCAGCAGCACCCCGACCTCTCCGGCGCGCGGCTGAAGCGCCTGCTGATGGCCTCGGCAACACCCACCGAGGGCGCGGGCGTGTTCGCGCAGGGCGCAGGGCGGGTCGACTCGGCCGCGGCACTCACCCAGACGGTCACCGCGGAACCCGCCAGCATCAATCTCGGCGTCCAGCGCTGGCCGCACGACGACGACACGCCGGTCGGCAAGGAGCTCACCTTCGCCAACTCGGGTGCGGAGGAGGTCACCCTGCGGCTCGCGGTGGAGGCCACCGGCCCGGACGGCACGCCGGCACCGGATGGCGTGTTCACCCTCTCGGCCACCGAGGTCACCGTGCCGGCCGGAGGCACAGCCGGGATCACTGTCACCGGCGACACCCGCGCGGCCGGGGTGGACGGCATCTACAGCGGCAGCCTGGTCGCGACCGCGGGCGATGCCACGGTGCGCACCCCGCTGGCGATCAACCGCGAGGTGGAGAGCTACGACCTCACGCTGAACGCCGTCGACCGCGCCGGGGACCGCACCGGGCAGTACTCCGCGTTCCTGTTCGGGTTCGGGGACAACCGGCTGCGGTTCCCCTACGAGGAGGACGGCAGCGTCACGCTGCGCGTGCCGAAGGGCGAGTACCTGCTGCAGGGCACCGTCCGGTCCGGGGAACCCGGTACCACCGCGGACCTGCTCGCCTACCCCAAGCTGTCCGTCGACGGGGACCTCACGGTGGACCTGGACGCCCGGCAGACGAAACCGGTGGACATCGCGGCACCGCACGAGTCCGCCCGGCCCATGCTCACCGAGGTGTCCTACACCCGCGCGGCGCGCGGTTCGACGTTCAACTCCGGGTTCGTCGCGCTGGGCGAGGGCCTCGAGCGGTTGGGCACCGCCCATCTCGGTCCGCAGCTACCGCCCGCCGAGCTGACAGCGTTGGTGAGCAGCCAGTGGGTCACCGAACCGGGCGGCGAGTACTACGGCCTCGCCTGGTACGAGTACGGCCGGTTGCCCACCGGCCTCACCCGGGATGTGCGGCAGGAGGACCTGGCCACCGTCCGCACCGGCTACGGGCCGATACCGGCCGGCGTCACGGGCATCGCGGGCGCCACCCCGTCGCCGCGCCTGCAGGCCGGAGGCGCCTGGGGAGCGCTGATCGAGATACCGGAGTCCGGGCCGAGGGTCGCGCACTTCACCACCGAGGGCGTGGACTGGAACCGGACGCTGTTCCTGGAGGACGACGAGTCCCGCAGGCTGCATTCCCGGTTCGAGGCGCCACCACGGTCCTACCAGGCCGGCCGGGACTACACCGAGTCGTTCAACCGGGCGGTGTTCGGGCCGGTCATGCCGGAAAGTCGGTACCAGCACTCCTGGGTGACCAGGGACGGGAACCGGATCATCGCGCAGGTCCCGCTGTTCGGTGACGCCGCGGGCAACGCGGGCTACTCCGCGACGGACGATTCCTCGTTGCGGCTGTACCGCGATGGTGAGGAGGTCGAGGCCGAACGGGGCTTGTTCGAGGTCGAGCCGGGTGCTGCCGGGTTCCGGCTCACCGCGGAGGCCACCCGGAGCAACGTGGACCTGAGCACGAGGGTGGCCGCCTCCTGGACCTTCGACTCGACCACGACGGACCGGCCGACTCGGTTACCGGTGTCCACGATCCGCTTCTTCCCCCGCCTCGACGAGGCGAACTCCGCCCCGGCGGGCCGGACGTTCGTGTTCCCGGTGGCGGTGCAGGAGCAGGGCAGCCCGGTCACCAAGGTGCCGCACAAGCTGAGCGCCGAGGTGTCCTACGACGGCGGCCAGACCTGGCGTCCGGCCGGCGTGCTCGGCAACTCCCAGCTCGTCGTGCAGCACCCCGCCGGCGCGGACACCGTGTCGCTGCGGGCCAAGGCCACCGACGGCAACGGCAACACCGTGGAGCACACCATCATCAACGCCTACAAGCTCCACTGA
- a CDS encoding ribonuclease D: protein MDDVDSGLDAPEESAPIPLTEPAEGIPAVVADQEALEHACARLAAGTGAVAVDTERASGYRYWPRAYLIQLRREGAGTFLIDPIPLAGDLAPLAETLSHTEWVLHAASQDLPCLAELDLHPAALFDTELAGRLAGYERVALGTLVELLLGYRLEKGHSAADWSKRPLPPSWLNYAALDVELLVPLREKLEAELSVQGKLEWARQEFEAVRTAEPPAPRAEPWRRTSGIHKIRSPRGLAAVRALWEARDELARKRDRAPSRILPDSAIVNAVLADPRTSADLQALPVFGGRVQRRYTSNWLRPLQAARVLPAAELPAANPVNDGPPPPNRWADKDPDAAARLSAARTALAEIAEHRGLPVENLLLPDLVRRTCWQPPEDDTVEGVAEVLRAGGARPWQVSLTTEALHKALQTTA, encoded by the coding sequence GTGGACGACGTTGATTCTGGCCTCGATGCGCCGGAAGAGTCTGCGCCCATCCCGCTGACGGAACCGGCCGAGGGCATCCCGGCGGTCGTGGCCGACCAGGAGGCGCTCGAACACGCGTGTGCGCGGCTGGCCGCCGGTACGGGCGCGGTCGCGGTGGACACGGAGCGAGCCTCCGGGTACCGCTACTGGCCCAGGGCGTACCTGATCCAGTTGCGTCGGGAGGGCGCGGGCACCTTCCTCATCGACCCGATCCCGCTCGCCGGGGATCTCGCGCCGCTGGCGGAGACGCTCAGCCACACCGAGTGGGTACTGCACGCGGCCTCACAGGACCTGCCCTGCCTTGCCGAACTCGACCTGCACCCCGCGGCGCTGTTCGACACCGAACTCGCCGGCAGGCTGGCCGGGTACGAGCGGGTGGCACTGGGGACGCTGGTCGAGCTCCTGCTCGGCTACCGGCTGGAGAAGGGGCACAGCGCGGCCGACTGGTCCAAGCGACCGCTCCCCCCGTCCTGGCTCAACTACGCCGCCCTCGACGTGGAACTGCTCGTGCCACTGCGGGAGAAGCTCGAGGCGGAGCTGTCCGTACAGGGCAAGCTGGAGTGGGCGCGGCAGGAGTTCGAGGCGGTGCGCACCGCCGAGCCACCCGCGCCGCGGGCCGAGCCGTGGCGACGTACCTCCGGGATCCACAAGATCCGCTCCCCGCGCGGCCTGGCCGCGGTGCGCGCCCTGTGGGAGGCACGGGACGAACTCGCCCGCAAGCGGGACCGCGCGCCCAGCCGGATCCTGCCGGACAGCGCCATCGTCAACGCCGTGCTCGCCGACCCCCGCACCAGCGCCGACCTGCAGGCATTGCCGGTCTTCGGCGGGCGGGTGCAGCGCAGGTACACCAGCAACTGGCTGCGGCCGCTCCAGGCAGCACGGGTGCTGCCCGCCGCCGAGCTACCCGCGGCCAACCCGGTCAATGACGGGCCGCCACCACCGAACCGGTGGGCGGACAAGGACCCGGATGCCGCGGCCAGGCTGTCGGCCGCCCGGACCGCGCTCGCCGAGATCGCGGAGCACCGCGGCTTGCCGGTGGAGAACCTGCTGTTGCCCGATCTGGTCCGGCGCACCTGCTGGCAGCCGCCGGAGGACGACACGGTCGAGGGTGTCGCCGAGGTGCTGCGGGCCGGCGGTGCCCGCCCCTGGCAGGTCTCGCTGACCACCGAGGCCCTGCACAAGGCGCTGCAGACCACCGCCTGA
- the hemE gene encoding uroporphyrinogen decarboxylase, translated as MSPSVHTSSPSAAVPARRELADAPFLVAARGGRPARLPVWFMRQAGRSLPEYRALREGTPMLRACFDPELLTEITLQPVRRHGVDAAILFSDIVVPLYAAGVGIEIVPGTGPVVAEPVRSAAAVSALPRLEPEQVAPVAEGVRRLVGALGTTPLIGFAGAPFTLASYLIEGGPSRNHEHTKSLMHAEPELWHTLADRLAEVTLTFLRAQLAAGVDAVQLFDSWAGALSERDYRRFVLPHSTKVLGGIADAGVPRIHFGVGTGELLTAMRDAGADVVGVDWRVPLDTAVRRLGGDRPAVVQGNLDPAVLLGSWAAVEPEVRRIAAEGRAADGHVFNLGHGVLPDTDPGVLTRVVELVHSL; from the coding sequence ATGTCTCCCTCCGTTCACACTTCCTCCCCCTCGGCGGCCGTCCCGGCCCGCCGGGAGCTCGCCGACGCGCCCTTCCTGGTGGCCGCGCGTGGCGGCAGGCCCGCGCGCCTGCCGGTGTGGTTCATGCGCCAGGCCGGACGTTCCCTGCCCGAGTACCGCGCGCTGCGCGAGGGCACCCCGATGCTGCGGGCCTGCTTCGACCCCGAGCTGCTCACCGAGATCACCCTGCAGCCGGTGCGCAGGCACGGCGTGGACGCGGCGATCCTGTTCAGCGATATTGTGGTGCCGCTGTACGCGGCCGGGGTGGGCATCGAGATCGTGCCGGGCACCGGTCCGGTGGTGGCGGAGCCGGTCCGTTCCGCGGCCGCCGTCTCCGCGCTGCCGCGGCTGGAACCGGAGCAGGTGGCGCCGGTCGCGGAGGGGGTGCGGCGGCTGGTCGGTGCGCTCGGCACCACCCCGCTGATCGGTTTCGCCGGGGCGCCGTTCACCCTGGCCTCTTACCTGATCGAGGGCGGGCCCAGCCGCAACCACGAACACACCAAGTCGCTGATGCACGCCGAGCCCGAGCTGTGGCACACCCTGGCCGACCGGCTGGCCGAGGTGACGCTGACCTTCCTGCGCGCGCAGCTGGCTGCCGGGGTGGACGCGGTGCAGCTGTTCGACTCCTGGGCCGGCGCGTTGTCCGAACGGGACTACCGGCGCTTCGTCCTGCCGCACTCGACGAAGGTGCTGGGCGGTATCGCCGATGCCGGGGTGCCGCGGATCCATTTCGGCGTCGGCACGGGAGAGTTGCTGACCGCCATGCGGGACGCCGGTGCCGACGTGGTCGGGGTGGACTGGCGGGTGCCGCTGGACACGGCGGTGCGCAGGCTGGGTGGCGACCGGCCGGCCGTGGTGCAGGGCAACCTCGATCCCGCCGTGCTGCTCGGCTCCTGGGCCGCCGTGGAGCCCGAGGTGCGCCGCATCGCCGCCGAGGGGCGCGCGGCCGACGGTCACGTGTTCAACCTCGGTCACGGCGTGCTGCCCGACACCGATCCGGGCGTGCTCACCAGGGTCGTCGAGCTGGTGCATTCGCTGTGA
- a CDS encoding response regulator: MAAVGLSQAVRSTPAGALPANMVPHPREELFSVLVVDDHPLLREAIAARLAQMGAGTVHEAATVAEARARATATGPCDLAILDLGLPDGSGIELVTELRSNGWPRVVVLASSDDPYAVRSAFQAGAQAYLLKSASPVVVTDGVRRVLEGGVYADPSVAPVLATGTRVAGTDNTPRELSAREVEVLQLVADGQSNKEIGEELSLSALTVKSHLSRIGRKLGTGDRAQMVALAMRAGVIR, from the coding sequence GTGGCTGCCGTCGGCTTATCTCAGGCCGTCCGATCCACACCAGCCGGCGCCTTGCCGGCGAACATGGTTCCGCATCCGCGGGAAGAGTTGTTTTCCGTGCTGGTGGTCGATGACCACCCGCTGCTGAGGGAGGCGATCGCCGCCCGGCTCGCACAGATGGGTGCGGGTACCGTTCACGAGGCCGCCACGGTGGCCGAGGCGAGGGCGAGGGCAACGGCCACCGGGCCGTGCGACCTGGCCATCCTCGACCTCGGCCTGCCTGATGGCAGTGGCATCGAGCTGGTTACGGAGCTCCGTAGCAATGGCTGGCCTCGGGTCGTGGTGCTCGCGTCGTCCGACGACCCGTACGCCGTACGTTCGGCGTTTCAGGCCGGTGCTCAGGCATACCTGCTCAAGTCCGCGTCGCCGGTGGTGGTCACCGACGGCGTGCGCAGGGTGCTCGAGGGCGGCGTGTACGCCGATCCGAGCGTGGCACCGGTACTGGCGACCGGTACCAGGGTCGCGGGCACCGACAACACCCCGCGTGAGCTGTCCGCACGCGAGGTGGAGGTGCTGCAACTGGTCGCAGACGGCCAGTCGAACAAGGAAATAGGTGAAGAGCTCAGCCTGTCCGCGCTCACGGTGAAGTCCCACCTTTCGCGGATCGGGCGCAAGCTCGGCACCGGAGACCGAGCACAAATGGTCGCCTTGGCCATGCGTGCCGGCGTCATCCGCTGA
- a CDS encoding thiolase family protein, which produces MRNVAFVDGVRTPFGKAGDKGVYAETRADDLVVKVIRELLRRYPGLPPERIDDVAIAATTQTGDQGLTIGRTAALLAGLPKSVPGFALDRMCAGAMTAVTTTASGIGFGAYDLVLAGGVEHMGRHPMGEGVDPNPRIVADKLVDPTALVMGQTAENVHDRYPGITKQRTDAYAARSQERYADAVKEGRIGPELVPVATRSAEFGWGLVTEDEPPRPGTTIEQLAGLKTPFRPHGRITAGNAAGLNDGATGAILADEDTARELGLPVGMRLVGYAFAGVEPEVMGLGPVPATEKALARTGLSISDIGLFEINEAFAVQVLAFLDHFGIAEDDQRVNPWGGAIACGHPLASSGVRLMTQLSRQFAERPDVRYGMTTMCIGIGMGGTVIWENPAFQGGK; this is translated from the coding sequence GTGCGCAACGTGGCCTTCGTCGACGGGGTGCGCACCCCGTTCGGCAAGGCAGGCGACAAGGGCGTGTACGCCGAGACCCGGGCCGACGACCTGGTCGTCAAGGTGATCCGCGAGTTGCTGCGCCGGTATCCGGGGTTGCCGCCCGAGCGCATCGACGATGTCGCCATCGCGGCGACCACCCAGACCGGCGACCAGGGCCTCACCATCGGGCGAACCGCGGCACTGCTGGCGGGGCTGCCGAAGTCGGTCCCCGGCTTCGCCCTCGACCGGATGTGCGCGGGCGCGATGACCGCCGTGACCACCACCGCCAGCGGCATCGGCTTCGGCGCCTACGACCTCGTGCTCGCCGGCGGGGTGGAGCACATGGGCAGGCACCCGATGGGCGAGGGCGTGGACCCCAACCCGCGGATCGTCGCCGACAAGCTGGTCGATCCCACCGCACTGGTGATGGGGCAGACCGCGGAGAACGTGCACGACCGCTACCCCGGGATCACCAAGCAGCGCACCGATGCCTACGCGGCGCGCAGCCAGGAGCGCTACGCCGACGCCGTGAAGGAGGGCCGGATCGGGCCGGAGCTGGTGCCGGTGGCGACCCGCTCGGCCGAGTTCGGCTGGGGCCTGGTCACCGAGGACGAACCGCCGCGACCGGGCACCACGATCGAGCAGCTCGCCGGGCTGAAGACCCCGTTCCGGCCGCACGGCCGGATCACCGCGGGCAACGCGGCCGGGCTGAACGACGGCGCGACCGGCGCCATCCTCGCCGACGAGGACACCGCGCGGGAGCTCGGCCTGCCGGTCGGCATGCGGCTGGTCGGCTACGCCTTCGCCGGAGTGGAGCCGGAGGTGATGGGCCTCGGTCCGGTCCCGGCGACCGAGAAGGCCCTCGCCCGCACGGGGCTGTCCATTTCGGATATCGGCCTGTTCGAGATCAACGAGGCGTTCGCCGTGCAGGTACTCGCCTTCCTCGACCACTTCGGCATCGCCGAGGACGACCAGCGGGTCAACCCCTGGGGCGGGGCGATCGCCTGCGGCCACCCGCTGGCCTCCTCCGGGGTACGGCTGATGACCCAGCTGTCCCGGCAGTTCGCCGAGCGCCCTGACGTGCGCTACGGCATGACCACGATGTGCATCGGTATCGGCATGGGCGGCACGGTGATCTGGGAGAACCCGGCTTTCCAGGGAGGCAAGTGA
- a CDS encoding DUF3000 domain-containing protein encodes MTAKTHAPELFREAVAALQSVEPRPEVRLEAIRPPQRLAPWSYALSGEATGPAEVMATGRLVLLHDPEGPESWNGVLRLVVYVRAELDRELATDPFLPGVSWSWLTDALETSGASWTALGGTVTETSSARFGDIAGPPRSDDLEVRASWTPVDAELRPHGDAFCQLLSSVVGLPPAGVTLFGQRQSS; translated from the coding sequence GTGACCGCCAAGACGCACGCGCCCGAACTCTTCCGCGAGGCCGTCGCGGCACTGCAATCCGTTGAGCCCCGGCCCGAGGTGCGTCTCGAAGCGATCCGGCCGCCGCAGCGGCTCGCCCCATGGTCGTACGCACTCAGCGGCGAGGCCACCGGCCCCGCCGAGGTGATGGCCACCGGCAGGCTGGTGCTGCTGCACGACCCGGAGGGCCCGGAGTCGTGGAACGGCGTCCTGCGCCTGGTCGTGTACGTCCGTGCCGAGTTGGACAGGGAACTGGCCACCGACCCCTTCCTGCCCGGGGTGAGCTGGTCCTGGCTCACCGACGCGCTGGAGACCTCGGGGGCGTCCTGGACGGCGCTCGGCGGAACGGTCACCGAGACCTCCTCGGCCCGGTTCGGCGACATCGCGGGACCGCCGCGCAGCGACGACCTCGAGGTACGGGCATCCTGGACCCCGGTGGACGCGGAACTGCGGCCGCACGGTGACGCCTTCTGCCAGCTGCTGTCCAGCGTGGTCGGCCTGCCGCCGGCCGGCGTAACCCTCTTCGGCCAGCGCCAGAGCTCGTAG
- the hemQ gene encoding hydrogen peroxide-dependent heme synthase, translating to MARLNYQELNETIRYTAWSVFRVEQGTLPEDRGAAARETGEYLDALEDKGVAVRGVYDLAGLRADADYLIWWHAPEVEQVQAAYSGFRRTPLGRVSVPVWSQFALHRPAEFNRSHVPAFLAGEEPRKYVCVYPFVRSYEWYLLPDEERRKMLADHGKEARDYPDVRANTVASFALGDYEWILAFEADELHRIVDLMRHLRGTEARRHVREEIPFYTGTRVSPAELVLNLP from the coding sequence ATGGCGCGGTTGAACTACCAAGAGTTGAACGAGACCATCCGCTACACCGCGTGGTCGGTGTTCCGGGTGGAACAGGGGACGTTGCCGGAGGATCGCGGTGCCGCCGCCCGGGAGACCGGGGAGTACCTGGACGCGCTGGAGGACAAGGGCGTCGCGGTGCGCGGGGTGTACGACCTGGCCGGCCTGCGTGCCGACGCGGACTACCTGATCTGGTGGCACGCGCCGGAAGTGGAGCAGGTCCAGGCGGCCTACAGCGGCTTCCGGCGCACCCCGCTCGGCCGCGTCTCCGTGCCGGTGTGGAGCCAGTTCGCGTTGCACCGACCCGCGGAGTTCAACCGCAGCCACGTCCCGGCCTTCCTGGCGGGGGAGGAGCCGCGCAAGTACGTCTGCGTGTACCCCTTCGTCCGGTCCTACGAGTGGTACCTGCTGCCGGACGAGGAACGCCGCAAGATGCTGGCCGACCACGGTAAGGAGGCCCGCGACTACCCGGACGTCCGGGCGAACACCGTGGCCTCCTTCGCGCTGGGCGACTACGAGTGGATCCTCGCCTTCGAGGCGGACGAGCTGCATCGCATCGTCGACCTGATGCGGCACCTGCGGGGTACCGAGGCCCGCAGGCACGTGCGCGAGGAGATCCCGTTCTACACCGGGACCAGGGTGTCGCCCGCGGAGCTGGTGCTGAACCTGCCTTAG